Sequence from the bacterium genome:
GGAATCAAGGCCAAGCCCGGGATTGGTGGAACCGCCATCTCCCGCTCGGCGATTCCGACCTGCGCCAAGCCCCGCCCGCCGCTTAGAGCAAGGCTTCGACCAAAGCCCTTTCCAAAGCTTCCTCGGCCGTCAGATACCAGCCGGTTTCGGCCCGCCGCAAAATTTCCTCGAGCGAAATATCGCTGCCCTCGATCAGCTGGGCGAAGTTGTGATTCTGGATACGCTTGCCGTTCTCGAAATCGGCGAGAATTTCCTTGGCGACCTGGATGTTGGCGATCAAGGGCCCCAAGAACTTGACGTCCTCCTCGATGCGCCGCTCATGGGTGAGCAAGGTGGTGTGCTTGGTGAGGTAGCGCCGGTCGCGGGGAAAGGCCGCCAAAATGATCATCCCCGCCGAATAGACGAAGGTCTTGCCGAGAAAGATCGGGTCCTTGTCGTAATACTCCCGGGCCAAGCGGATCTCCTCGGCGATCCGATAGCCGTAATCGGCCTTGCCGCCGTAGGTCGTCAGCTCGAGCACGAAGGTGCGCTTGCGCGATTTGGAAATGCTCTCGAATTGCTCGAGGTAGCTGCGGACC
This genomic interval carries:
- a CDS encoding ATP-dependent Clp protease proteolytic subunit; the protein is MAKSSKDGIGKWSLAKPGKSGPSIAARQVAKHLSEYPIIRLIGSVGEDMVRSYLEQFESISKSRKRTFVLELTTYGGKADYGYRIAEEIRLAREYYDKDPIFLGKTFVYSAGMIILAAFPRDRRYLTKHTTLLTHERRIEEDVKFLGPLIANIQVAKEILADFENGKRIQNHNFAQLIEGSDISLEEILRRAETGWYLTAEEALERALVEALL